The Bacillus tuaregi genome has a segment encoding these proteins:
- a CDS encoding DUF7713 domain-containing protein produces MIIIDGRPFTWEEVGEMVMSYEGFQIKIQMDDVTDD; encoded by the coding sequence TTGATTATTATTGATGGAAGACCATTTACCTGGGAGGAAGTTGGAGAAATGGTGATGTCGTACGAAGGATTTCAGATAAAGATACAGATGGATGATGTGACGGATGATTGA